In Paracoccaceae bacterium Fryx2, a single genomic region encodes these proteins:
- a CDS encoding DUF502 domain-containing protein, producing MEHPPHPQHHRRRGPLAGLRASFLTGLVVVLPVGLTIYLIWTVVGWIDSWVLPLVPAAYQPDELLRQIFGPDTRVGLRGVGVVVFLVFTIMVGWVAKGLIGRSLIGWGEGLVDRMPVVRSIYNGLKQIAETVFAQTETNFEKACIVQFPRPGVWAIGFISTRAKGEIAQRVPVAGEVLTVFVPTTPNPTSGFLIFAPAADVIMLDMSLEDAAKLIISAGLVYPNPKDPSQPLVLVR from the coding sequence ATGGAACATCCGCCCCATCCCCAGCACCACCGCCGCAGGGGTCCGCTGGCCGGGCTGCGGGCCAGTTTCCTGACCGGGCTGGTGGTGGTGCTGCCCGTCGGGCTGACCATCTACCTGATCTGGACCGTGGTCGGCTGGATCGACAGCTGGGTGCTGCCGCTGGTGCCCGCCGCCTATCAGCCTGACGAGCTGCTGCGCCAGATATTCGGCCCCGACACCCGCGTCGGGCTGCGCGGCGTGGGCGTCGTGGTGTTTCTGGTGTTCACCATCATGGTCGGCTGGGTGGCCAAGGGCCTGATCGGCCGGTCGCTGATCGGCTGGGGCGAAGGGCTGGTCGACCGGATGCCGGTGGTCCGTTCGATCTACAACGGGCTGAAGCAGATCGCGGAAACCGTGTTTGCCCAGACAGAGACCAATTTCGAGAAGGCCTGCATCGTGCAGTTCCCCCGCCCCGGGGTCTGGGCGATCGGCTTCATCTCGACCAGGGCCAAGGGCGAGATCGCGCAGCGCGTGCCGGTGGCGGGCGAGGTGCTGACCGTGTTCGTGCCGACCACGCCGAACCCGACCTCGGGCTTCCTGATCTTCGCGCCGGCCGCCGATGTGATCATGCTCGACATGTCGCTGGAGGATGCGGCCAAGCTGATCATCTCGGCCGGGCTGGTCTATCCCAACCCGAAAGACCCCAGCCAGCCGCTCGTTCTGGTCAGGTAA
- a CDS encoding 3-hydroxybutyrate dehydrogenase, with translation MTLTGKTAIITGSNSGIGLGIALELARAGASVVLNSFTDRPEDHALAARIGADHGVTARYIAADMAQGDACRALVEQAGGCDILVNNAGIQHVAAIEDFPADKWNAILAINLTSAFHTSAAALPGMRARGWGRIVNIASAHGLTASPYKSAYVAAKHGLVGLTKVTALEMAGQGITCNAVCPGYVLTPLVEAQIPDQMAAHGMDRETVIREVMLARQPSRQFATTAQMGGTVVFLCSPHADQITGTTISVDGGWTAL, from the coding sequence ATGACCCTGACTGGCAAGACAGCGATCATCACCGGATCGAACTCCGGCATCGGGCTGGGCATTGCCCTGGAACTGGCGCGCGCCGGGGCCTCGGTGGTTCTGAACTCGTTCACCGACCGGCCCGAGGATCACGCGCTGGCTGCCCGCATCGGCGCCGACCATGGCGTGACGGCCCGCTACATCGCAGCCGACATGGCGCAGGGCGATGCCTGCCGCGCGCTGGTGGAACAGGCGGGCGGCTGCGACATCCTGGTGAACAACGCGGGCATCCAGCATGTCGCCGCGATCGAGGATTTTCCGGCCGACAAGTGGAACGCGATTCTGGCGATCAACCTGACCTCGGCCTTCCACACCAGCGCCGCCGCCCTGCCGGGAATGCGGGCACGCGGCTGGGGGCGGATCGTCAACATCGCCTCGGCGCACGGGCTGACCGCCAGCCCCTACAAGTCGGCCTATGTCGCGGCCAAGCACGGGCTGGTCGGGCTGACCAAGGTCACGGCGCTGGAAATGGCGGGGCAGGGCATCACCTGCAACGCGGTCTGTCCGGGCTATGTGCTTACCCCACTGGTCGAGGCGCAGATTCCCGACCAGATGGCCGCGCATGGCATGGACCGTGAAACGGTGATCCGCGAGGTCATGCTGGCCCGCCAGCCGTCGCGCCAGTTCGCCACCACCGCGCAGATGGGCGGCACCGTGGTCTTCCTGTGCAGCCCCCACGCCGACCAGATCACCGGCACCACGATCTCGGTCGATGGCGGCTGGACCGCGCTCTGA
- a CDS encoding extracellular solute-binding protein codes for MRHDLFASLRAAALAALLAVPAAAEPQHGIAMYGDPALPPDFVSLPHANPDAPKGGRIVFGESGGFDSLNPFIIKGNAPPGLSALTVETLLGRSYDEPFTLYGLLAESVETDAARTWVEFTLNEAARFSDGSPVTVGDVIWSFEKLGLEGSPRYATAWQKIATTEQTGPRSVRFTFNTQDRELPLILGLRPILQKAPWEGRDFTASSLTAPIGSGPYTVGRFEPGRFISYVKNPDWWGRDLPFNRGQHNLAEVRYEFFGDGGVVFEAFKAGEITSFREANAAKWLTNYNFPAVASGEIVKSEIPHGRPSGIEGLVFNTRRALFADWRVREALIQAFNFELINTTLTGGTQPRITSYFSNSVLGMTPGAPAEGRVADLLAPFAAELPPGALEGYSLPVSDGTEANRKGIRTATALLVEAGWTVQDGILKNAAGTPFAFEILLVQGADDMASVASIYIEALKRLGIKAHLTQVDSAQYKERTNAYDFDMTHHIRALSLSPGNEQMLYWGSAGVTEPGTRNWMGMNSPAAEAMIRTLLNSTSHEDFVAATQALDRVLTTGRYVIPMWYSPVSRLAHSKHLKYPTRLPIYGDWLGFQPDVWWHED; via the coding sequence ATGAGACATGATTTATTCGCATCGCTGCGGGCGGCGGCCCTGGCGGCCCTGCTGGCGGTTCCGGCGGCGGCCGAGCCGCAGCACGGCATAGCTATGTATGGCGACCCTGCCCTGCCACCTGATTTTGTGTCCCTGCCTCATGCCAACCCCGATGCGCCCAAGGGCGGGCGCATCGTTTTCGGAGAATCGGGCGGGTTTGATTCGCTCAACCCCTTCATCATCAAGGGCAACGCACCGCCCGGGCTTTCGGCGCTGACGGTCGAGACGTTGCTGGGCCGATCCTATGACGAACCCTTCACGCTTTACGGTCTGCTGGCCGAATCGGTCGAGACCGATGCCGCCCGGACCTGGGTCGAATTCACCCTGAACGAGGCAGCCCGATTCTCGGATGGCAGCCCCGTCACGGTCGGGGACGTGATCTGGTCGTTCGAGAAACTCGGGCTTGAGGGCAGCCCGCGCTATGCCACCGCCTGGCAGAAGATCGCCACCACCGAGCAGACCGGCCCGCGCAGCGTGCGCTTCACCTTCAACACCCAGGACCGCGAACTGCCGCTGATCCTCGGCCTGCGCCCGATCCTGCAGAAGGCGCCTTGGGAGGGGCGCGATTTCACCGCCTCTAGCCTCACCGCGCCGATCGGGTCCGGCCCCTACACGGTGGGCCGCTTCGAGCCGGGGCGCTTCATCAGCTATGTGAAGAACCCCGACTGGTGGGGACGCGATCTGCCCTTCAACCGCGGCCAGCACAACCTTGCCGAGGTCCGCTACGAGTTCTTCGGCGACGGCGGCGTGGTGTTCGAGGCGTTCAAGGCGGGCGAGATCACCTCGTTCCGCGAGGCAAATGCCGCGAAATGGCTGACCAACTACAATTTCCCCGCGGTGGCATCGGGCGAGATCGTGAAATCCGAGATCCCGCACGGACGCCCCTCGGGGATAGAGGGGCTGGTCTTCAACACCCGCCGCGCGCTCTTTGCCGACTGGCGCGTGCGTGAGGCCCTGATCCAGGCCTTCAACTTCGAACTGATCAACACCACCCTGACCGGCGGCACCCAGCCGCGCATCACCTCTTATTTCTCGAACTCGGTGCTGGGCATGACCCCCGGCGCCCCGGCCGAGGGCCGCGTGGCCGACCTGCTGGCGCCCTTTGCCGCCGAACTGCCGCCCGGCGCGCTGGAAGGCTACAGCCTGCCGGTATCCGACGGCACCGAAGCCAACCGCAAGGGCATCCGCACCGCCACCGCGCTGCTGGTCGAGGCGGGCTGGACGGTGCAGGACGGCATCCTGAAGAACGCCGCGGGCACGCCCTTCGCCTTCGAGATCCTGCTGGTGCAGGGCGCCGACGACATGGCCTCGGTCGCCAGCATCTACATCGAGGCGCTGAAACGGCTGGGGATCAAGGCCCACCTCACCCAGGTCGACTCGGCGCAATACAAGGAACGCACCAACGCCTACGACTTCGACATGACCCATCACATCCGCGCCCTGTCGCTCAGCCCCGGCAACGAACAGATGCTCTACTGGGGCTCGGCCGGGGTCACGGAACCCGGCACGCGCAACTGGATGGGCATGAACTCTCCCGCCGCCGAGGCGATGATCCGCACCCTGCTGAACTCGACCAGCCACGAGGATTTTGTCGCCGCGACACAGGCGCTGGACCGTGTGCTGACAACGGGTAGATATGTCATCCCGATGTGGTATTCTCCGGTTTCACGGCTGGCGCACAGCAAACACCTGAAATACCCCACGCGCCTGCCGATCTACGGGGACTGGCTGGGGTTCCAGCCGGACGTCTGGTGGCACGAGGACTGA
- a CDS encoding entericidin EcnA/B family protein: MKTLMMLAILATLAGCNTIDGVGRDISGGANRVGAWF; encoded by the coding sequence ATGAAAACACTGATGATGCTGGCCATCCTGGCCACACTCGCGGGGTGCAACACCATCGACGGTGTCGGGCGCGACATCTCGGGCGGGGCAAACCGGGTCGGCGCCTGGTTCTGA
- a CDS encoding methyl-accepting chemotaxis protein, protein MLDQDSPAVGRFDKSFLIHMIKDFFIVLSIVTVLEFSLKAALVYYKFSVNGSRDSAVVADALAENVRSIMRNEGGPVAARTMYPILDKNWSDLGYTVAIEPSEVTIRSIEAGFDFTPRGIPAEPWPEGQFRSATVEITAETYCLGCHSEAEVGQVLGVVTVRNYLARDFALWLNDVQLSGALAVAKIVLHSVLLFLILRARLEPLLRLRSVVSNLARAYGSLTQRAEIRSADEFGVLARDLNLFLDRIGTLVSELDLVLSRVIRVNDDIVSVQGDLRDRIDRVVTRARRLERDAMLTAKREPRLSKAWFDAIRESVSALDAALVRAGDAPQATGLLDSLRAVVSDAETQLAGSERLFEGLAELGDQTEALKDVIAEMTRLEERMKSIVEVGTQLVAQLRPAPAT, encoded by the coding sequence ATGCTCGACCAGGACAGCCCCGCCGTCGGGCGTTTCGACAAGTCCTTCCTGATCCACATGATCAAGGACTTCTTCATCGTCCTCTCGATTGTCACCGTGCTGGAGTTCTCGCTCAAGGCCGCGCTGGTCTATTACAAGTTCAGCGTGAACGGCAGCCGCGATTCGGCGGTGGTGGCCGATGCGCTTGCCGAAAACGTCCGCTCGATCATGCGCAACGAAGGCGGGCCGGTCGCGGCGCGCACCATGTATCCGATCTTGGACAAGAACTGGTCCGACCTCGGCTACACCGTGGCGATCGAGCCGTCCGAGGTCACGATCCGCTCGATCGAGGCCGGTTTCGACTTCACGCCGCGCGGCATTCCGGCCGAGCCCTGGCCCGAAGGCCAGTTCCGCTCGGCCACGGTCGAGATCACCGCCGAAACCTATTGCCTTGGCTGCCACAGCGAGGCCGAGGTCGGGCAGGTGCTGGGCGTGGTGACGGTGCGCAACTACCTCGCCCGCGACTTCGCGCTGTGGCTCAATGACGTGCAACTGAGCGGCGCGCTGGCCGTCGCCAAGATCGTGCTGCATTCGGTGCTGCTGTTCCTGATCCTGCGGGCGCGGCTGGAACCCCTGCTGCGCCTGCGCTCCGTCGTCAGCAATCTGGCCCGCGCCTATGGCAGCCTGACCCAGCGGGCCGAGATCCGCAGCGCCGACGAGTTCGGCGTGCTGGCGCGTGATCTCAACCTTTTCCTCGACCGGATCGGCACGCTGGTCAGCGAGCTTGATCTGGTGCTCTCCCGGGTGATCCGGGTCAACGACGACATCGTGTCGGTGCAGGGCGACTTGCGCGACCGGATCGACCGGGTGGTGACAAGGGCGCGGCGGCTGGAACGCGACGCCATGCTGACCGCCAAGCGCGAGCCCCGCCTGTCGAAGGCATGGTTCGACGCGATCCGCGAGTCGGTGTCCGCCCTCGACGCGGCCCTCGTCCGCGCCGGCGACGCACCGCAGGCTACCGGCCTGCTCGACAGCCTGCGCGCCGTGGTCAGCGATGCCGAAACCCAGCTGGCGGGCAGCGAACGGCTGTTCGAGGGTCTGGCCGAACTCGGTGACCAGACCGAGGCGCTCAAGGACGTGATTGCCGAGATGACCCGCCTCGAAGAGCGGATGAAAAGCATCGTGGAAGTCGGCACCCAACTCGTCGCCCAGCTCCGCCCCGCCCCGGCGACATGA
- a CDS encoding class I adenylate-forming enzyme family protein — protein sequence MLSLLDLGPPAPCPAPFNLAAHVLARANLHPDKTALQIIAPGSAQDWTYGRLAAAVRGCGAGLLAAGLRPGDRILLRLGNTVDFPVVFLGAIAAGLVPVPTSAQLTVPEVTRMSAIVAPALIVAAEGLALPAAAPCPVLPAAALLAMEQGPACDWATGDPDRLAYIVFTSGTSGTPQAVAHAHRAVWARRMMHQGWEGLTPDDRLLHAGAFNWTYTLGTGLLDPWTVGATALIPAEGVPPADLPLLMRRHGATIFAAAPGVFRQMLRHPLPALPALRHGLSAGESLPAALREAWVAATGTAVHEALGLSECSTFISAAPGHPAPAGSTGYPQPGRRVAVLGPDGPVPRGSPGVLAVDGGDPGLFLGYLDDGEATAARFRDGWFLTGDSVSMAEDGAITYLGRDDDMMNAGGFRVSPLEVEAAMALCPGILDCAAAEVEVKPGATVIALFYVAAEPLDDAAISAFAATCLARWKQPRLFVSVPGLPRGPNHKLLRRALRQGHAAARQQQE from the coding sequence ATGCTGTCGCTCCTTGATCTCGGCCCTCCCGCCCCCTGTCCCGCGCCGTTCAATCTGGCAGCCCATGTGCTGGCCCGTGCGAACCTGCATCCCGACAAGACCGCCCTCCAGATCATCGCCCCCGGGTCCGCGCAAGACTGGACCTACGGCCGCCTTGCCGCCGCCGTGCGGGGTTGCGGCGCGGGATTGCTGGCAGCCGGCCTTCGCCCCGGCGACCGGATCCTGCTGCGGCTGGGAAACACGGTGGATTTCCCGGTGGTGTTTCTCGGCGCGATTGCGGCGGGGTTGGTTCCGGTCCCGACCTCGGCCCAGCTGACGGTGCCCGAGGTCACGCGGATGTCCGCCATCGTCGCCCCCGCCCTGATCGTGGCCGCCGAAGGGCTGGCCCTGCCCGCCGCCGCGCCTTGCCCCGTCCTGCCCGCAGCGGCCCTGCTGGCGATGGAACAGGGCCCCGCCTGCGACTGGGCGACCGGCGACCCCGATCGGCTGGCCTACATCGTCTTCACCTCGGGCACCTCCGGCACGCCGCAGGCCGTCGCCCATGCCCACCGCGCCGTCTGGGCCCGCCGGATGATGCACCAGGGCTGGGAAGGGCTGACCCCCGACGACCGCCTGCTGCACGCCGGGGCGTTCAACTGGACCTACACGCTGGGCACCGGCCTGCTCGACCCGTGGACGGTGGGGGCCACCGCCCTGATCCCGGCCGAAGGCGTGCCGCCCGCCGACCTGCCCCTGCTGATGCGGCGCCACGGCGCGACGATCTTCGCCGCGGCCCCCGGCGTCTTCCGCCAGATGCTGCGCCACCCGCTGCCCGCCCTGCCCGCCCTCCGCCACGGCTTGTCGGCCGGCGAGTCGCTGCCCGCCGCCCTGCGCGAAGCCTGGGTGGCCGCCACCGGCACAGCGGTTCACGAGGCGCTCGGCCTGTCGGAATGCTCCACCTTCATCTCGGCCGCGCCCGGCCACCCTGCCCCGGCAGGCAGCACCGGCTATCCGCAACCGGGGCGGCGGGTGGCGGTGCTGGGGCCTGACGGGCCGGTCCCCCGCGGCAGCCCGGGCGTGCTGGCGGTGGATGGCGGCGATCCGGGGCTGTTCCTGGGTTATCTCGACGACGGCGAAGCCACGGCCGCGCGGTTTCGCGACGGCTGGTTCCTGACCGGCGACAGCGTCTCGATGGCCGAAGACGGGGCGATCACCTATCTCGGCCGCGACGACGACATGATGAACGCGGGCGGCTTCCGCGTCTCGCCGCTGGAGGTGGAAGCGGCAATGGCCCTCTGTCCCGGCATCCTCGACTGCGCCGCGGCCGAGGTCGAGGTGAAGCCCGGCGCCACGGTGATCGCGCTGTTCTACGTCGCGGCGGAACCGCTTGACGACGCGGCCATTTCCGCCTTTGCCGCCACCTGCCTTGCCCGCTGGAAGCAGCCGCGCCTGTTTGTGTCGGTGCCGGGCCTGCCGCGCGGCCCCAACCACAAGCTGTTGCGCCGCGCCCTGCGGCAGGGCCATGCGGCTGCACGCCAGCAGCAGGAATGA
- a CDS encoding DsbA family oxidoreductase: MITLDIFSDPVCPWCYIGKALLDRALEANPEHAFAIEWHPFQLNPQMPREGTDRAAYLEAKFGGKRQAVEIYARVEQAAQAAGLEIDFAAMKWMPNTRDAHRMIHWAGLEGRQAAMVSALFRAFFREGRDIGRAETLVALADQAGMDAALAARLLATDADRDDITARDAHARQRGISAVPTFLIANQYVLSGAQPTALWGQVIAELADRPS; this comes from the coding sequence ATGATCACGCTCGACATTTTTTCCGACCCGGTCTGCCCGTGGTGCTACATCGGCAAGGCGCTGCTTGACCGGGCGCTGGAGGCCAATCCCGAACATGCGTTCGCCATCGAATGGCACCCCTTCCAGCTGAACCCGCAGATGCCGCGCGAGGGCACCGACCGCGCCGCCTATCTGGAGGCAAAGTTCGGCGGCAAGCGGCAGGCGGTGGAGATCTATGCAAGGGTCGAACAGGCCGCGCAGGCGGCCGGGCTGGAGATCGACTTCGCCGCGATGAAATGGATGCCGAACACGCGGGACGCGCACCGGATGATCCACTGGGCGGGGCTGGAGGGGCGGCAGGCGGCGATGGTGTCGGCGCTGTTCCGCGCCTTCTTCCGCGAAGGGCGCGACATCGGCCGCGCCGAAACCCTTGTGGCGCTGGCCGACCAGGCCGGGATGGATGCGGCCCTTGCCGCCCGCCTGCTGGCCACCGACGCCGACCGGGATGACATCACTGCCCGCGACGCCCATGCCCGCCAGCGCGGCATCTCGGCGGTGCCGACCTTTCTCATCGCCAATCAATATGTGCTTTCGGGGGCGCAGCCGACTGCACTCTGGGGGCAGGTGATTGCGGAACTGGCCGACCGCCCGTCCTGA
- a CDS encoding multidrug effflux MFS transporter has protein sequence MTRPRLSSTEFIALIAMLFATIAFSIDAMLPALPEITRELTPLIPNRAQLIITSFVLGMGIGTLVVGPISDSVGRKPVILGGALLYCAGALAAWAAPTLETMLLARLVQGLGAAGPRIVSLALVRDLYKGREMARVVSFAMMIFTLVPAVAPLVGTVIIAGFGWRGIFPAFIAFSAVSMLWFMLRQPETLPPETRRPLSARPLWLALREVMTHRVVLTAIAVQTLVFGCLFGTLSSTQQIFDVSFGRGAGFPFWFALIAVLAGSASFLNAVLVVRLGMRRLITVTLAAQIGMSALMAVMTWGGYWPPALAFPAYIAWTTGVFFMAGMTLGNLNALALEPMGHIAGLAASVSGAIATVLGVALAAPLGLAFDGTPVPLAFGVAVLAALGFGLMRTIPR, from the coding sequence ATGACCAGACCGCGCCTGTCCTCGACCGAATTCATCGCGCTGATCGCGATGCTGTTCGCCACCATCGCCTTTTCGATCGACGCGATGCTGCCCGCCCTGCCCGAGATCACCCGGGAACTGACCCCGCTGATCCCGAACCGGGCGCAGCTTATCATCACCAGCTTCGTGCTGGGCATGGGGATCGGCACGCTGGTGGTCGGGCCGATCTCGGATTCGGTCGGGCGCAAGCCGGTGATCCTGGGCGGTGCGCTGCTCTATTGCGCGGGAGCGCTGGCAGCCTGGGCGGCGCCGACGCTGGAAACCATGCTGCTGGCGCGCCTGGTGCAGGGGCTGGGCGCCGCCGGGCCGCGCATCGTGTCGCTGGCGCTGGTGCGCGACCTTTACAAGGGGCGCGAAATGGCCCGTGTCGTCAGTTTCGCGATGATGATCTTCACCCTGGTGCCGGCCGTCGCCCCGCTGGTCGGCACGGTGATCATCGCGGGCTTCGGCTGGCGCGGCATCTTCCCGGCCTTCATCGCGTTTTCAGCGGTTTCCATGCTGTGGTTCATGCTGCGCCAGCCCGAAACCCTGCCCCCCGAAACCCGTCGTCCGCTGAGCGCGCGCCCGCTGTGGCTGGCGCTGCGCGAGGTGATGACGCACCGCGTGGTGCTGACGGCCATTGCGGTGCAGACGCTGGTCTTCGGCTGCCTGTTCGGCACCCTGTCCTCGACGCAGCAGATCTTTGACGTTTCCTTCGGGCGCGGCGCCGGTTTTCCCTTCTGGTTCGCGCTGATCGCGGTGCTTGCGGGATCTGCCAGCTTTCTCAACGCGGTGTTGGTGGTGCGTCTGGGAATGCGCCGCCTGATCACCGTCACGCTGGCGGCGCAGATCGGGATGTCGGCGCTGATGGCGGTCATGACCTGGGGCGGTTACTGGCCGCCGGCCCTGGCCTTTCCGGCCTATATTGCCTGGACGACGGGCGTTTTCTTCATGGCGGGGATGACGCTGGGCAACCTGAACGCGCTGGCGCTGGAACCGATGGGGCATATCGCTGGCCTTGCAGCCTCGGTCAGTGGCGCAATTGCCACCGTGCTGGGCGTGGCGCTGGCCGCGCCGCTGGGTCTGGCCTTCGACGGCACGCCGGTGCCGCTGGCCTTCGGCGTGGCGGTGCTGGCGGCGCTCGGGTTCGGGCTGATGCGCACGATCCCGCGCTAA